One Nostoc punctiforme PCC 73102 DNA window includes the following coding sequences:
- a CDS encoding general stress protein, with protein MITTDNKHAVGVFTNRKAAEQSVNELKASSFPMEKVAIFAKFADRINPIGEVSVSSRINNQSVDTTGAVGDALTTSFWGSVLVGLSSLVLPGGIGVIIAVGSVGTAFIISVAGVAVSTIATNHLVKVLASLGIPEDRARRYCDRIQCCEYLLVLKGKDEEIQNAEVILKKHDINYWGIYELPQV; from the coding sequence CGCTGTTGGAGTATTTACTAACCGTAAAGCAGCGGAGCAATCAGTTAATGAATTGAAAGCCTCAAGCTTTCCAATGGAAAAAGTTGCGATTTTTGCAAAATTTGCAGATCGCATAAATCCTATTGGCGAAGTATCAGTCAGTTCGCGTATCAACAATCAAAGTGTAGATACAACTGGAGCAGTTGGTGACGCTTTAACTACAAGTTTTTGGGGAAGCGTATTAGTTGGTCTTAGCAGTTTGGTACTTCCTGGCGGTATTGGAGTAATAATTGCAGTCGGTTCGGTTGGAACAGCATTCATTATCAGTGTAGCGGGTGTTGCAGTTAGTACTATAGCTACAAATCATTTAGTAAAGGTGCTAGCTAGTTTAGGTATTCCTGAAGACCGAGCTAGACGTTATTGCGATCGCATCCAGTGCTGTGAATATTTACTAGTACTAAAAGGCAAAGATGAGGAGATTCAAAATGCTGAAGTCATTTTGAAGAAGCATGATATTAACTATTGGGGTATCTATGAGCTACCACAGGTTTAA
- a CDS encoding FAD binding domain-containing protein, which yields MKSLKYSSATDAANAIRTVSANETAQFLAGGTNLIDLMKEYVERPSELVDISRLNLAQISSTSNGIFIGALAKNTDTANHALVRQNYPLSRNRICFGLRNKLKT from the coding sequence ATGAAATCGCTTAAATATTCTAGCGCAACCGACGCGGCAAACGCCATTCGCACTGTTTCCGCTAATGAAACGGCACAGTTTCTCGCAGGCGGGACAAATTTGATTGATTTGATGAAAGAATATGTCGAGCGCCCCAGCGAACTTGTTGACATCTCACGTTTGAATCTAGCGCAAATTAGCTCGACCTCGAACGGAATTTTTATCGGCGCGCTAGCCAAAAATACTGATACGGCTAACCATGCGCTCGTCCGGCAAAATTACCCGCTTTCAAGAAACCGTATTTGCTTCGGGCTGAGGAACAAGCTCAAAACCTAA
- a CDS encoding transposase: MQKALTQMNVQLHKVVSDITGTTGMAIIRAIVAGETDPQILAAKRHHRTKRSETEIAAALNGDYRNEHIFVLQQELQLYDVYQAQIAACDRQIQECLAQFSDKVNLDESPLPQPKHPRNKPQGNEPAFDLRTHLYRISGVDFTAIDGLGILTVQTLISELGLDPTRFPTVKNFTSWLGLCPCNRITGGKVKSSQTRLVVNSAANAFRMAAQTAGKSNSAESCFLSSLTFSPWYAQRYHCYCS, translated from the coding sequence ATGCAAAAAGCTTTAACCCAGATGAACGTGCAACTGCATAAGGTGGTTAGCGATATCACTGGTACTACTGGGATGGCAATTATTCGAGCAATTGTTGCTGGAGAAACAGACCCACAAATTTTGGCAGCGAAAAGACATCACCGTACTAAACGCTCTGAAACAGAAATTGCTGCTGCTTTAAATGGTGATTATCGCAATGAGCATATTTTTGTACTTCAACAGGAACTACAACTTTATGATGTCTATCAAGCTCAGATAGCCGCTTGCGATCGCCAAATACAGGAGTGCTTGGCTCAATTTAGTGACAAAGTTAATCTCGATGAATCTCCGCTTCCGCAACCAAAGCACCCCCGCAATAAACCTCAAGGCAATGAACCCGCTTTTGATTTACGTACCCATCTTTACCGAATTAGTGGCGTGGATTTTACTGCCATTGATGGTCTTGGTATCCTTACCGTACAAACCCTTATTTCTGAGCTTGGTTTAGATCCTACCCGATTCCCAACTGTTAAAAACTTTACTTCCTGGCTTGGTCTTTGCCCTTGCAATCGCATCACTGGGGGTAAAGTGAAAAGTTCTCAAACTCGCTTGGTGGTTAACTCTGCTGCCAATGCTTTCCGGATGGCGGCACAAACAGCTGGCAAGAGCAATTCTGCCGAGTCGTGCTTTTTATCGTCGCTTACGTTCTCGCCTTGGTACGCCCAAAGATATCACTGCTACTGCTCATAA